Part of the Leptotrichia hongkongensis genome is shown below.
TACTTTCTGCTACTAATTGAGCATCTTTATTAGGATTTTTGATTTCTTGTACTTTAATTTGTACTCTTTTACCAGTTAATTTTTCTAATTTTACTTTTAAAGCTTCAATTTCTTGACCTTTTCTTCCAATTAAAATTCCAGCTTTTCCAGTTTCTATAATAACTGCTACTTCTGTAGGTGATGTTCTTTCTATTTGAATAGAAGAAATCCCTGCATGGTAATAGTTTTTCTTAATATATTTTTTTATTTTCAAATCTTCATGAAAATTTGTTACGTATTCTTTCCCCTCAGCGAACCATTTTGAATCCCAAGTTCTTGTGATTCCTAATCTTATCCCCCTAGGATCTACTTTTTGTCCCACAGACTTACCTCCTTATTTTTGTGAATT
Proteins encoded:
- the rpsC gene encoding 30S ribosomal protein S3, giving the protein MGQKVDPRGIRLGITRTWDSKWFAEGKEYVTNFHEDLKIKKYIKKNYYHAGISSIQIERTSPTEVAVIIETGKAGILIGRKGQEIEALKVKLEKLTGKRVQIKVQEIKNPNKDAQLVAESIATAIEKRVAYKRAVQQAIQRAEKAGIKGIKVMVSGRLNGAEIARSEWTLSGRVPLHTLRADVDYATATAHTTYGALGLKVWIFNGEVLSTTKEGENE